From the Ferrovum sp. PN-J185 genome, one window contains:
- a CDS encoding Re/Si-specific NAD(P)(+) transhydrogenase subunit alpha: MMIGVPREIHPGERRVAATPESASQLIKLGYSVMIESGAGELASLHDEAYRAVGVEVVDRDTVWQKADIILKVRAPQFDATSGVHEVTKARPKSIIIGFVWPAQNAELLEMFIKQGVTALAVDTIPRISRAQKMDALSSMANIAGYRAIVEASNHFGRFFTGQITAAGKVPPAKVMVIGAGVAGLAAIGTARGLGAIVRAFDTRPEVKQQIESMGAEFLELDFEEEGSGSGGYAKQMSPEFIKAEMELFANQAKEVDIIVTTALIPGKPAPKLITKDMVYSMKKGSVIVDLAAEQGGNCECTVPGEVANVEGVTVIGYTDLPSRLSAQSSQLYGTNLRHLLTDLTPNKDGQVQLNLEDDVIRGATVVHDGQLMWPAPPLKIPAIAPAKPQAAMPPPAPKHGESSGPMKGSTLATILLVGVVLFALIGLYAPAAFLPHFTVFVLACFVGYMVVWNVTPALHTPLMSVTNAISGIIVIGALLEVGSSDSVVMILALFSVLIATINIAGGFRVTQRMLNMFRKD; the protein is encoded by the coding sequence ATGATGATTGGAGTCCCTCGGGAAATCCACCCAGGAGAGCGGCGTGTTGCAGCCACCCCTGAGTCTGCGTCTCAGCTTATAAAACTTGGTTATTCAGTCATGATTGAAAGTGGTGCAGGTGAATTAGCATCACTACATGATGAGGCTTATCGTGCAGTTGGTGTTGAGGTTGTGGATCGTGATACGGTATGGCAAAAGGCTGACATTATTCTCAAAGTTCGTGCTCCTCAATTTGATGCAACCAGTGGAGTTCATGAGGTCACTAAAGCGCGCCCTAAATCTATCATCATTGGTTTTGTATGGCCTGCGCAAAATGCTGAGTTACTAGAAATGTTTATCAAACAAGGAGTAACCGCCCTTGCTGTTGATACCATTCCACGCATATCGCGCGCACAAAAAATGGATGCCTTAAGCTCCATGGCTAATATTGCGGGCTATCGCGCCATTGTAGAAGCATCCAATCATTTTGGACGTTTCTTTACTGGTCAAATTACTGCTGCAGGTAAAGTGCCTCCAGCAAAAGTGATGGTTATCGGTGCCGGCGTTGCAGGGCTTGCAGCTATCGGTACTGCAAGAGGATTAGGCGCTATTGTTCGTGCTTTTGATACTCGTCCGGAAGTCAAACAACAAATTGAAAGTATGGGGGCCGAATTCCTGGAGCTTGATTTTGAGGAAGAAGGATCAGGAAGCGGTGGTTATGCCAAACAAATGAGCCCTGAGTTCATCAAGGCTGAAATGGAATTGTTTGCAAATCAAGCCAAAGAAGTTGACATTATTGTTACCACTGCCTTGATTCCAGGAAAGCCTGCCCCAAAACTCATCACAAAAGACATGGTTTATTCCATGAAAAAAGGCAGCGTGATTGTTGACTTGGCTGCAGAACAGGGTGGTAACTGTGAGTGTACTGTGCCAGGAGAAGTAGCCAATGTTGAAGGGGTGACAGTGATTGGTTACACCGACTTACCCTCACGTTTGTCAGCCCAATCAAGTCAACTCTACGGCACCAACTTACGTCATTTGTTAACGGATTTAACACCAAATAAAGATGGGCAAGTGCAATTAAATCTTGAGGATGATGTAATACGTGGCGCAACAGTTGTTCATGATGGTCAGCTAATGTGGCCTGCACCACCTTTAAAAATTCCTGCTATCGCACCAGCTAAACCTCAGGCTGCTATGCCTCCGCCAGCACCAAAACATGGTGAATCATCAGGACCGATGAAAGGGTCAACACTCGCTACCATCTTATTAGTAGGTGTGGTCTTATTTGCACTTATCGGCCTCTATGCACCGGCTGCTTTCTTGCCACATTTTACTGTATTTGTATTGGCTTGTTTTGTGGGCTATATGGTGGTGTGGAATGTCACACCAGCTTTACATACTCCGCTCATGAGTGTGACTAATGCAATTAGTGGAATTATTGTTATTGGTGCATTACTTGAAGTGGGAAGTTCTGATAGCGTGGTAATGATATTGGCTTTATTTTCTGTGCTAATCGCTACCATTAATATTGCGGGTGGTTTTAGAGTCACTCAGCGCATGCTTAACATGTTTCGTAAAGATTGA
- a CDS encoding PP0621 family protein gives MKLLLWLAVIYFAAKYVLPIWRKHQATLKKSQESPIEHTEDMVRCAKCGVFVVRNEAIASKGRYYCSLAHKQQDQAGA, from the coding sequence ATGAAATTGCTTTTGTGGTTAGCGGTTATTTATTTTGCTGCAAAGTATGTTTTACCTATTTGGCGAAAGCATCAGGCTACTTTGAAGAAGTCTCAGGAATCTCCCATTGAGCATACTGAGGATATGGTGCGCTGTGCTAAGTGTGGTGTATTTGTTGTTCGCAATGAAGCCATCGCTTCTAAAGGCCGATATTATTGTTCTTTAGCGCACAAACAACAGGACCAAGCAGGTGCTTAA
- a CDS encoding DMT family transporter, with the protein MSINSTNTPRWQGYLAAFTVVCCWTGFNIVSRLGGKSVLTPFDVAALRFLVSGLFMVPIFFIFGNQLNKLQLFIIGTVGGFGYALCAYSGFMFAPAAHAGIIINGGIPLATAGIAWIFLKDRPKPLSLLALFLAALGVAVISFHSLQTHSADTPHVIWGDIFFILAALAWSTFGILVRIWNIRPVDAMSGIGVTSLLIYLPIYLLFLPKGIHEASFSTILLQGFYQGIIAALVAGFCYTFATLVLGSGAASLTLAIVPGTSAILAIPFLNEPITLSTGIGVVLVSIGALLGVRAKKPK; encoded by the coding sequence ATGTCAATTAACAGTACCAATACTCCTAGATGGCAAGGCTATCTTGCCGCATTCACAGTAGTTTGCTGTTGGACGGGCTTTAATATTGTTTCTCGTTTAGGCGGTAAAAGTGTACTTACCCCCTTTGACGTAGCTGCATTAAGATTCTTGGTATCTGGCTTATTCATGGTACCGATTTTCTTTATCTTTGGTAATCAACTTAATAAACTACAACTGTTTATTATAGGTACGGTAGGTGGCTTTGGTTATGCATTGTGCGCCTACTCAGGCTTTATGTTTGCTCCAGCCGCCCATGCAGGGATTATTATTAATGGTGGCATTCCTCTTGCAACTGCAGGGATTGCCTGGATTTTTCTGAAAGACCGACCAAAGCCTCTCTCACTCCTGGCTCTATTCTTAGCTGCCTTGGGCGTAGCAGTCATTAGTTTTCATAGTCTACAAACTCACAGTGCAGATACTCCCCATGTTATTTGGGGTGATATTTTCTTTATCCTTGCTGCGCTAGCTTGGTCGACCTTTGGTATTTTAGTAAGAATATGGAACATTCGCCCTGTTGATGCGATGAGTGGTATCGGTGTCACTTCATTATTAATTTATTTACCAATATATTTACTTTTTCTCCCCAAAGGGATCCATGAAGCAAGCTTCTCAACTATTTTGTTACAGGGCTTTTATCAAGGAATCATTGCTGCGCTGGTAGCAGGATTTTGTTATACCTTTGCCACGTTAGTGTTAGGAAGCGGTGCCGCTTCTCTCACGTTGGCTATCGTACCTGGAACTTCAGCTATTCTTGCAATACCATTTTTAAATGAGCCTATTACTTTATCTACAGGTATTGGAGTGGTGCTGGTAAGTATTGGTGCGTTATTAGGTGTGCGTGCTAAAAAACCAAAGTAG
- the pntB gene encoding Re/Si-specific NAD(P)(+) transhydrogenase subunit beta: MNPGLITVSYIASAILFILSLGGLSRQDTARRGNFYGAAGMAIAILATVLGTGISQWLLIPAIVVGGGVGWMLAVRVEMTQMPELVAVLHSFVGLAATLVGYASFLDPNAHYVGAEHTIHELEIYIGVFIGAVTFTGSIIAFGKLRGMISGKPLTLPMRHWLNLFGILVTIYLGSVFLSSEGSAGLPALLIMTGIALLLGIHLVMAIGGADMPVVVSMLNSYSGWAAAATGFMLSNDLLIVTGALVGSSGAILSYIMCRAMNRSFISVILGGFGTGSGTSSAAAVEGEAVSISAEETAQSLMDAKEVIIVPGYGMAVAQAQGVISEITKRLRAKGVTVRFAIHPVAGRLPGHMNVLLAEAKVPYDIVLEMDEINEDFPETDTVLVVGANDIVNPSAQEDPGSPIAGMPVLEVWKAKTVVVFKRSMATGYAGVENPLFFKENTRMLFGDAKKSVDAILSHIPA; this comes from the coding sequence ATGAATCCAGGATTAATTACTGTTTCATATATCGCTTCTGCGATTTTATTTATCTTAAGTTTAGGTGGACTCTCTCGCCAAGACACAGCAAGACGGGGTAACTTCTATGGCGCAGCAGGAATGGCAATTGCTATCCTTGCTACCGTGCTTGGTACAGGAATCAGTCAATGGCTACTTATCCCAGCTATTGTGGTGGGTGGAGGGGTTGGTTGGATGCTTGCTGTAAGAGTTGAAATGACGCAGATGCCTGAGCTCGTTGCTGTTCTCCATTCCTTTGTGGGGCTAGCCGCCACATTGGTGGGGTATGCAAGCTTTTTAGATCCTAACGCCCACTACGTCGGTGCAGAACATACTATTCATGAATTAGAAATTTATATTGGTGTGTTTATTGGTGCAGTCACCTTCACAGGATCAATCATTGCCTTTGGTAAACTAAGAGGGATGATTTCTGGTAAACCTTTGACCTTACCTATGCGTCACTGGCTTAATTTATTCGGAATTCTTGTCACCATTTATTTGGGTAGCGTCTTTTTAAGTTCTGAAGGTAGTGCCGGTTTGCCTGCACTATTGATTATGACCGGTATTGCTTTATTGCTTGGTATTCATTTAGTTATGGCCATCGGTGGAGCAGATATGCCAGTTGTGGTTTCTATGCTAAATAGCTACTCAGGCTGGGCTGCTGCAGCAACTGGTTTTATGTTGTCCAATGACCTTTTGATTGTAACGGGTGCGCTTGTTGGTAGTAGTGGTGCAATTCTTTCTTATATTATGTGTCGTGCCATGAACCGCAGTTTCATCAGTGTGATATTGGGTGGTTTTGGGACAGGGAGTGGGACATCCAGTGCCGCTGCCGTTGAAGGTGAAGCCGTCTCAATCAGTGCTGAAGAAACAGCTCAATCATTAATGGATGCAAAAGAAGTGATTATTGTTCCAGGCTATGGTATGGCGGTAGCTCAAGCTCAGGGCGTAATTAGTGAGATCACCAAACGCTTACGCGCTAAGGGAGTAACTGTACGCTTTGCTATTCACCCTGTGGCTGGACGTTTGCCAGGTCACATGAATGTGCTGTTAGCTGAGGCTAAAGTACCTTATGACATTGTGCTTGAGATGGATGAAATTAATGAAGATTTCCCTGAGACTGATACAGTTTTAGTGGTTGGAGCTAATGATATTGTCAATCCTTCGGCACAAGAGGATCCTGGTAGTCCTATTGCTGGTATGCCTGTTTTAGAAGTATGGAAAGCAAAAACCGTGGTGGTATTTAAACGCAGTATGGCAACAGGCTATGCTGGTGTAGAAAATCCCTTATTCTTCAAGGAAAATACCCGTATGTTATTTGGTGATGCGAAGAAGAGTGTGGATGCCATATTGTCACATATCCCAGCTTAA
- a CDS encoding diacylglycerol kinase, translating into MNPSPEHLNESPFKGKSGIRRIINALGYSIQGLKAAYHHESAFRQEVILSVLLIPISLFLKTSGVGHALMVGSVLLVLLVELLNSAVEAAVDRVSLEKHRLSKRAKDIGSAAVLISLINVAVIWLLILFY; encoded by the coding sequence ATGAATCCCTCTCCAGAGCATCTTAACGAAAGCCCCTTTAAGGGTAAATCCGGTATACGTCGGATCATTAATGCCTTGGGGTACTCAATTCAGGGATTAAAAGCGGCTTATCATCATGAAAGCGCTTTTCGACAAGAGGTTATTTTGTCTGTGTTACTCATTCCCATTTCTTTGTTTTTAAAAACATCAGGAGTAGGGCATGCCCTAATGGTAGGAAGCGTTTTATTGGTGTTATTGGTTGAGTTGTTAAATTCTGCCGTAGAAGCCGCGGTTGATCGAGTTTCTTTAGAAAAACATCGTTTATCAAAACGCGCAAAAGATATTGGTAGTGCCGCTGTGTTAATTAGTTTGATTAATGTTGCTGTGATTTGGTTACTGATTTTGTTTTACTAA
- a CDS encoding glycosyltransferase family 4 protein: protein MKIMIVTDAWDPQVNGVVRTLKNTRKELELLGHQVEMLTPQEFNTIPCPTYPDIRLSLFPGTKVRDRIREFNPDALHIATEGPLGLAARAFAVKRQLAFTTAYHTRFPEYVKARFAIPLSWTYAFLRWFHGPSHAVMAPTPVVIKDLQHYGMANVVLWTRGVDLDIFKFQKEKGLKLNTAPPIFLYVGRVAVEKNVEAFLELDLPGSKWVAGDGPAMADIRAKYPDVNYLGVLSQTELAEVYGSADVFVFPSKTDTFGLVLLEAMACGCPVAAYPVTGPLDVIGQSGAGALNNDLRQACLDALTISREQARLHAEQFSWSKATEQFAGYLKPLPENITNNLTHESLSRAS, encoded by the coding sequence ATGAAAATTATGATCGTGACTGACGCGTGGGATCCGCAAGTTAATGGTGTGGTGAGAACATTAAAAAATACTCGTAAAGAATTAGAGTTATTAGGCCATCAAGTGGAGATGCTGACTCCGCAGGAATTTAATACTATTCCCTGCCCAACTTATCCTGATATTCGCTTATCTTTATTTCCAGGGACCAAGGTTCGTGATCGTATTCGTGAATTTAATCCCGATGCTCTTCATATCGCTACCGAAGGCCCTCTGGGTCTAGCTGCACGGGCATTTGCAGTGAAACGTCAACTCGCTTTTACGACTGCTTACCATACACGTTTTCCGGAATACGTAAAGGCACGTTTTGCTATTCCTTTGTCATGGACCTATGCTTTCTTACGTTGGTTTCATGGTCCCTCACATGCTGTGATGGCACCTACTCCAGTTGTGATTAAAGATCTCCAACATTATGGTATGGCAAACGTAGTGCTGTGGACTCGTGGCGTAGATTTGGATATTTTTAAGTTTCAGAAAGAGAAAGGGCTGAAACTTAACACTGCTCCCCCGATTTTTTTATATGTTGGTAGAGTGGCAGTTGAGAAAAATGTAGAGGCGTTTTTGGAATTGGATTTACCTGGTTCTAAATGGGTGGCGGGTGATGGTCCTGCTATGGCTGATATCCGAGCAAAATACCCTGATGTAAATTATTTGGGTGTGTTAAGTCAAACAGAATTAGCTGAAGTTTATGGTTCTGCTGATGTATTTGTTTTTCCAAGTAAAACAGATACGTTTGGATTGGTTTTGTTAGAGGCAATGGCCTGCGGCTGTCCTGTGGCAGCATACCCGGTAACTGGTCCCTTGGATGTAATCGGACAATCTGGAGCGGGGGCACTAAACAATGATTTACGTCAGGCATGTCTTGATGCTCTGACTATTTCTCGTGAGCAAGCCCGTTTACATGCAGAACAGTTTTCATGGTCCAAGGCGACCGAGCAATTTGCCGGATATTTAAAACCTTTACCTGAGAATATTACTAATAATCTAACTCATGAATCCCTCTCCAGAGCATCTTAA
- the ampD gene encoding 1,6-anhydro-N-acetylmuramyl-L-alanine amidase AmpD yields the protein MKPQGWVSEAAQVLSPNFNQRPRETEVSLIVIHCISLPPGEFGGEAISKLFLNQLDCDSHPYYESLKGLEVSSHFLIRRSGELIQYVSCNDRAWHAGISVWQDKSNCNDYSIGIELEGTTDRSFTEEQYLSLVELVKLLKKHYPITDIVGHQHIAPGRKDDPGPYFDWHRLTS from the coding sequence ATGAAACCTCAAGGTTGGGTGAGCGAGGCCGCGCAGGTGCTTTCTCCAAACTTCAACCAACGTCCTCGAGAGACAGAGGTGTCATTAATAGTGATTCATTGTATTAGTTTGCCTCCTGGAGAGTTTGGTGGCGAAGCTATCAGTAAGTTATTTTTAAACCAATTGGATTGTGACTCTCATCCTTATTATGAGTCTTTGAAGGGATTGGAAGTCTCCTCTCATTTTTTGATTCGCCGTAGCGGAGAACTGATACAGTATGTATCCTGTAATGACCGTGCTTGGCATGCTGGTATCTCAGTCTGGCAGGATAAGTCTAATTGTAATGATTACTCTATTGGTATTGAGCTTGAGGGAACCACTGATAGGAGTTTTACAGAAGAGCAGTATCTGAGTTTGGTTGAATTGGTAAAGTTATTAAAAAAACACTATCCCATTACTGATATTGTGGGGCATCAACATATAGCACCAGGAAGAAAAGATGATCCTGGACCGTATTTTGATTGGCATAGATTAACTTCTTAA